From the Polyangia bacterium genome, one window contains:
- the dnaN gene encoding DNA polymerase III subunit beta: MEFKIDKGEFLRGLYLASGIADRKSTLPILANVLLRTEGKDKLMCGATDLSVTTVASLNAKVEKEGGLTVVARQLYEIVKGLPGDEVRVRRNDQNWAEIRCGKVEFKVVGMPDRDYPKLPAIQEAETFKVDSATLREMISKTLFSVSLDETRQHLSGVLFESDGAQARMVSTDGHRLSKVGRALPGGPKLPTGILIPRKGVTEIRRAIENREAPCAIGVYQGNFVLKADDVGLSVKLIDGQFPPYDQVIPKDNDRAVVVSRTAMLDALKRVALMSSDKTWGVRIGLEKGKLRIESDNPDLGAAKEEIDVPYKGTAMQIGFNARYFIELLSEIETPEVRLELSGELDPGVVRPADGSDYVGVVMPMRL, encoded by the coding sequence ATGGAGTTCAAGATAGACAAAGGCGAGTTTCTTCGCGGGCTGTACTTGGCCTCCGGGATCGCTGATCGCAAAAGCACCTTGCCGATCTTGGCCAATGTCCTTTTGCGCACCGAGGGCAAAGACAAGCTCATGTGTGGCGCCACCGATCTGAGCGTGACCACCGTGGCGTCGTTGAACGCCAAGGTCGAGAAGGAAGGCGGCCTGACCGTGGTGGCGCGCCAGCTTTATGAGATCGTCAAGGGCCTGCCGGGCGACGAGGTCCGGGTGCGGCGCAACGACCAGAACTGGGCGGAGATCCGCTGCGGTAAGGTCGAGTTCAAAGTGGTCGGCATGCCCGACCGCGACTATCCGAAGTTGCCGGCGATTCAAGAAGCCGAGACCTTCAAGGTCGACAGCGCCACGCTCCGCGAAATGATCAGCAAGACCTTGTTTTCGGTCTCGCTGGACGAGACCCGCCAGCATCTGTCCGGCGTGCTGTTCGAATCAGACGGCGCCCAGGCCCGCATGGTCTCCACGGACGGCCACCGCCTGTCCAAGGTGGGTCGCGCCTTGCCCGGCGGCCCCAAGTTGCCGACCGGTATCTTGATCCCGCGCAAGGGTGTCACCGAGATCCGGCGCGCCATCGAGAACCGCGAAGCGCCCTGCGCCATCGGCGTTTACCAGGGCAACTTTGTGCTGAAGGCCGATGATGTCGGCTTGTCGGTCAAGCTGATCGATGGGCAGTTCCCGCCCTACGATCAGGTCATCCCCAAGGACAATGACCGAGCCGTGGTGGTTAGCCGGACGGCCATGCTGGACGCGCTCAAGCGCGTGGCCTTGATGTCGTCGGACAAGACCTGGGGCGTGCGCATCGGCCTTGAGAAAGGCAAGCTGCGCATCGAGAGCGACAACCCTGACCTGGGCGCCGCCAAGGAAGAGATCGACGTGCCATACAAAGGCACGGCCATGCAGATCGGGTTCAACGCCCGTTACTTCATCGAACTGCTCAGCGAGATCGAGACGCCGGAGGTTCGCCTGGAGCTGAGCGGTGAGCTGGATCCGGGCGTGGTGCGTCCCGCCGACGGAAGCGACTACGTGGGCGTGGTGATGCCGATGCGCCTTTAG